One Rosa chinensis cultivar Old Blush chromosome 5, RchiOBHm-V2, whole genome shotgun sequence genomic region harbors:
- the LOC121048797 gene encoding wall-associated receptor kinase 2-like codes for MAALQGILLIIQLSFVIIRVLIVSTTAAAPQALPNCPDKCGNLTVPYPFGMAEGCYQGNDFFVNCSQATDPPIAYLTKNGTVIITNISLAEGELQISDFIARYCYSTSALRTRRNSPVLRLPSPYIISDTKNKFIAVGCDTYAIFKGFQGTEQSITGCMSVCNSLKSVDQNSCSGVGCGQTNIPSGLHNRTMTLDSYSNHSGIWDFNPCSFAFIVEETQFKFSGNTSFQQLNSTTRLPMVLNWAIGDEPDPCDVAKKRQDFVCQNYSKCVNPTNRNGYICQCLDGYEGNPYHPNGCHGDLFKYTTNGK; via the coding sequence ATGGCCGCCTTGCAGGGGATCTTGCTCATCATCCAACTCTCATTCGTAATCATCAGAGTATTGATTGTAtcaacaacagcagcagcaccTCAAGCGCTGCCTAACTGCCCTGACAAATGTGGTAATCTCACAGTTCCTTATCCATTTGGCATGGCCGAAGGTTGTTACCAAGGAAATGACTTCTTTGTCAATTGTAGCCAGGCAACCGATCCCCCAATAGCATATTTGACCAAAAATGGCACTGTCATCATTACCAACATATCCCTTGCTGAGGGTGAGTTGCAAATATCAGACTTTATAGCTCGATATTGCTATAGCACCTCTGCTCTGAGAACCAGAAGGAACAGCCCTGTGCTACGGCTGCCTTCTCCTTACATCATCTCTGATACCAAAAACAAATTCATTGCCGTTGGTTGTGACACTTATGCAATTTTCAAAGGATTCCAGGGCACAGAACAGTCCATAACTGGGTGTATGTCAGTATGTAACAGCCTAAAAAGCGTTGATCAGAATTCTTGCTCTGGGGTTGGGTGTGGCCAAACAAACATTCCTAGCGGACTGCATAACCGTACTATGACACTGGATAGCTATAGCAATCATTCAGGTATATGGGACTTTAACCCCTGCAGCTTTGCATTCATTGTTGAAGAGACACAGTTCAAGTTCTCTGGGAACACAAGTTTTCAACAACTGAACAGCACTACACGGCTTCCAATGGTTCTTAATTGGGCAATTGGGGACGAGCCAGACCCATGTGATGTAGCTAAAAAGAGGCAGGATTTCGTATGCCAGAACTATAGCAAGTGTGTGAATCCCACAAATAGGAATGGTTACATTTGCCAGTGCTTGGATGGTTACGAAGGGAACCCATACCACCCAAATGGTTGTCACGGTGATCTTttcaaatatacaacaaatggGAAATAA
- the LOC112203155 gene encoding LOW QUALITY PROTEIN: wall-associated receptor kinase 3 (The sequence of the model RefSeq protein was modified relative to this genomic sequence to represent the inferred CDS: inserted 1 base in 1 codon): MNDKSCIKENPKNKSKMTLLLIISLSVSIGLLVLFVGISWICCGIKRRKYTKLKEKYFKENGGLLLLQQLASHGGTVETTKIFSTEELEKATNNYHERRILGEGGYGTVYKGILPDDKVVAIKKSKGGAPTQSDQFVNEVIVLSQINHRNVVKLLGCCLETEVPLLVYEFITHGTLYEHIHKKRSSLSFELRMKIAVETAEALAYLHSSTSNPIIHRDVKAENILLDDAYTAKISDFGASRLIPSGQTEIQTLVLGTFGYLDPEYLQSNQLTEKCDVYSFGVXLVELLTSIFISSMDEDCLNQILDDDIVNEGNIETVKNVASLAKRCLRVKGEERPTMKEVAMELEGMRITAKHPCGTNVCFCPEENEYLLGSLDSDAYVLDVRGGGGSSSGLTTGTGYDSMQIQMLMPYGDGR, from the exons ATGAATGACAAGAGTTGCATCAAAGAGAAtcccaaaaataaatcaaaGATGACTCTCCTGCTTATTATTTCATTGA GTGTAAGTATAGGCTTATTGGTTTTATTTGTGGGGATTTCGTGGATATGTTGCGggataaagagaagaaaatacactaaactcaAAGAAAAGTACTTCAAAGAGAATGGTGGCTTATTGTTACTACAACAACTTGCTAGTCATGGAGGCACTGTGGAGACAACAAAAATCTTTTCCACAGAAGAACTTGAGAAGGCAACAAACAATTACCACGAGCGTAGAATCCTTGGAGAAGGAGGCTATGGAACCGTGTACAAAGGAATACTACCAGATGACAAAGTGGTGGCCATAAAGAAGTCAAAAGGTGGTGCCCCAACCCAAAGTGATCAGTTTGTTAACGAGGTAATTGTTCTTTCTCAAATAAACCACAGAAATGTGGTGAAGCTACTAGGTTGTTGTTTAGAGACAGAAGTGCCTTTACTAGTATATGAGTTCATCACCCATGGAACTCTTTATGAGCATATTCATAAAAAAAGATCATCACTGTCATTTGAATTACGAATGAAGATAGCAGTTGAAACGGCAGAAGCACTGGCATACTTACACTCCTCAACTTCAAATCCAATCATACATCGAGATGTGAAAGCAGAAAATATACTCTTAGATGATGCTTATACAGCAAAAATATCAGACTTTGGAGCTTCAAGATTGATTCCATCAGGTCAAACTGAAATACAAACTTTAGTGCTAGGGACATTCGGCTACCTAGACCCGGAATATCTGCAATCGAACCAACTAACAGAAAAGTGTGACGTCTACAGCTTTGGTG TCCTAGTGGAGCTACTAACAAGCATCTTTATTTCTTCCATGGATGAAGATTGCTTGAATCAAATTCTTGATGATGACATTGTGAACGAGGGAAACATTGAGACAGTAAAGAATGTGGCCAGTCTTGCAAAAAGATGCTTGAGGGTAAAAGGGGAGGAAAGGCCTACCATGAAAGAAGTAGCAATGGAGCTAGAGGGAATGAGGATTACAGCAAAGCACCCATGCGGAACTAATGTTTGTTTCTGTCCAGAAGAAAATGAGTACTTGCTTGGGTCACTTGATTCAGATGCTTATGTTTTGGATGTTAGAGGAGGTGGTGGTAGTTCTAGTGGTTTAACTACTGGTACAGGGTATGACAGCATGCAAATACAAATGTTAATGCCTTATGGTGATGGACGATAG
- the LOC112203151 gene encoding uncharacterized protein LOC112203151 translates to MSHVLVSTSTGDPYKELYKCLWKAKVPGKTDLHRALSFKEWMLEKALALGSEVFEKLMMIICALWKNRNNFLWNGTQQTAQDIVLSSFAWLAEFQKARAPAEPKQKQPKRFWKQAAFGVLKMKVDASFLSSQSKGGVGGVLRTDNGRVVAAFAGPIPHMASPKQGELYAIRAGLDLINSLQLQQVVIESDCTEAITEASCEDHTLLANGGLIDDIQSAMATIPQVQLCYAPRSCNRIAHRLAGIGFEATHHIVWLDQTPECITDVITYDCNHLTCGSFYKSFTR, encoded by the exons ATGTCGCATGTTCTTGTCTCAACTTCAACAGGAGACCCTTACAAGGAATTATACAAATGTCTTTGGAAGGCCAAGGTTCCTGGAAAG ACTGATCTACATAGAGCCTTGAGCTTTAAAGAATGGATGCTAGAGAAGGCCCTAGCGCTAGGCAGTGAAGTTTTTGAAAAACTGATGATGATTATCTGCGCGTTGTGGAAAAACAGGAACAATTTTCTGTGGAATGGTACACAACAAACTGCACAAGACATTGTTCTTAGCAGTTTTGCGTGGCTAGCTGAATTTCAAAAAGCCCGAGCACCGGCGGAGCCAAAACAGAAGCAGCCTAAACGTTTTTGGAAACAAGCTGCTTTTGGAGTTCTAAAAATGAAAGTTGACGCCTCATTTTTGTCCAGCCAATCTAAAGGAGGTGTGGGAGGAGTGTTACGGACAGACAATGGCAGAGTTGTGGCAGCTTTTGCTGGGCCCATTCCTCACATGGCCTCCCCAAAACAAGGTGAGTTGTATGCCATCCGTGCAGGGCTTGATCTTATTAATTCTTTGCAATTACAACAGGTGGTGATAGAAAGTGACTGTACAGAGGCCATTACGGAGGCCTCATGTGAGGATCATACTCTTCTTGCAAATGGAGGCCTCATCGATGATATCCAATCTGCTATGGCTACAATTCCTCAAGTACAGTTGTGCTATGCCCCTCGTTCCTGCAATAGGATTGCCCATAGACTAGCTGGAATAGGCTTTGAAGCCACCCACCATATAGTTTGGCTAGATCAAACTCCAGAGTGTATTACTGATGTAATCACTTACGATTGTAACCACCTCACTTGTGGCTCCTTCTATAAAAGTTTTACTCGTTGA